Genomic window (Streptomyces liliiviolaceus):
CGTGCAACCGGTCGCTCGCCCCACGCCAGTCGTCGCGCGCGACCAGGTCGTTCCACTCGGGGATCAGATTGCCCAGCGGACAGGCGTCGTGACAGAAGGGGATGCCGCAGTCCATGCACCGGTCGGCCTGTGTCCGGACGATCGGCAGCAGCGCCCCGGGGACGTACACCTCGTCCCAGTCACGGACCCGGTCCTCGACGGGCCGACGCGGCCATTCCTCGCGGGAGGAGTTCAGGAAACCCTTGGGATCGGCCATGGCCGTCTCCCTCACGTACACGCACGGGGCCCCGTACGGCGCTCGCCACCGTCTACGACTCCATCCTGTCCGACGCCGTCGTCGGGGCGGTGGGCCGCGAGGCCTGTTGGCAGACTCTTCCCGCCACGATACGACTCCGCGGCCGCGTCCGCCCCAGCTGGACGCCGCACCCGTGCCCTCAGGTCAGCGCCAGCACGTACAGGACGGTTCCGGCCGACGCGGCGACCATCCGTATGTGGTTCCACATCGACCACTCGCTCACATACGTGGGCCAGTACGCGATGGCCTCCGGGGTGCCGGGGTCCATCTCGGCCAGCTTGTTGTTCCGCGGGACGTTCGCCGCGATAGTGACCCCGAAGCAGCCGAACAGATACAGCGCGCTGCCCAGCAGCAGTTCCACCGTGCCCTCCTCGGGCCACAGCACGAAGGTGACCACCGCGATCACGGCACACAGCGCGGCCGACCCGATGAACACAACCATGAAGGCCGGCGTCAGCGCGGTCACATTGATCGCCTGCATCGCCGCGACACCCTGCGCAGGCGGCAACGAGGCCAGTCCCTTCATCACGAACGTCGAGAACGCGCAGAACGCCCCGGCCACCAGCCCGGTGCCGAGCACGCCCACCACGGTGAGCACGAAGTACGGTCCCTCGATCATGGCAACTCCCGCGTAAGCAGAACCACTGGTCAACAACTCGCGCACCGTTCCCGAAACCATGAGGGCCGGACCACCCCGAACCTCAGGATCCTGCCCGGCGCCCCCTGTCACCACAAGTGAAATGCCGGACGGTGAGGGCGGCCATGGCCGAAGTGCTCGACACCATGTCCAGGCGTCTCGGACCCGCCGCCGTCAGCCGTCCTCCCCCTCCCCGGTCGGCCCGCCCTCGCGCCAGTCCGCCAGCGTCGCCTCGACCGCGGAGGCGATCCGGCGGCGGGCCTCGTGGCGCGCCACACCGCTCATCAACAACTCGTCGTACGGAGTCTCCGTGTGCCGCACGGCCGCGCGCACCGCCGAGACCACCGCGGCTTCGGACAGCGCCCGCCCGGCGGCGCTGCGCCCCACCCGCCCGCTGCCCCGCACCGAGGCGTGCGCGGCGATCGCGTACGCCCGGCCGGTCGGACAGCCGGGAAACAGCTGCCGGATGTTCCGCGCGAACGCGTCCGTGAACCGCACATCCTCGACGGCCCGCCGCCGCGCGTCCCGCAGTCTGCGCCGCCGTCTCGCCTCCGCGTCCGCCAGGCACCGCTCCTCCGCCCGAGCGAGTGCCGCCTCCTCGACCAGCACCCCCTGCCGCTCGTACCGGCTGCGCCGCCGGTTGAACCGCACCACGACCGCGGACAGCCCGCTCTCCTCCCGCGACCTCCGCGTCAACGCCGTGTCACCGCGGGGCAGGAACACCAGATGCCCGAGGTCGGCGCAGTCGAGGCATCTCGGCGCCCCCTCCTCCATGACCAGCAGCGGGAGCGGCCCACGCCCGCACTCGCCGCAGTGCCGTCTCTTCAACGGCTGGACGACGAGAGGCCCGGTACGGGACGGGGGAGTAGCCATGGTCGCCATGGGCGGTTCCTTCCCGAACGACACCCGCCTGTACGCCGACACGCGCACCCCTTCTCCTCTCGCCGCCGCACCGCCCGTCACGCCCACCCGATGCCGTCGAACGGCTCCGCACGGGCACGCGGTCGCCGTACAGGTGTGCCCGCGCGGCATCATGGGCCGTGTGCGACTCGAAGCGATCACCTGGGACCGGCTCGGCGACCTCATCGCCGAGCGCCTGCTCGAACTGAAGCCGGCCGACGGCAGCCCCTGGCCGCGCATCGCCTTCGACGGGGCCCCGGCGGCCCACCCCGGTGACCTTGCCGAACGCGTCGCCGAGGCCCTTCGCCCACGCGGTCGCTCCGCCCTGGTCGTCGGCACGGAAGGCTATCTGCGGCCCGCCTCGCTCCGCTTCGAGTACGGCCGCCAGGACGTGGACACCTACTACGACGGCTGGTTCGACACCGGCGCCCTGTGGCGAGAGGTCTTCGGCCCCCTGGAACCCGGCGGTGACGGGCGTGTCCTGCCCGACCTCCTGGACCCGGCGACCGACCGCGCCACCCGTTCCCCATACGTCCAACTCCCTCCCAACGCGCTGCTGTTGCTGCACGGGCCGCTGCTCCTGCACCACTGGTTCCCCTTCGACTTCACCGTCCATGTACGGCTCTCACCGGCCGCGCTGCGCCGCCGCACCCCGCAGGACGAGCACTGGACGCTCCCCGCGTTCGAGCGGTACGAGACCGACACGTCTCCGGGCGACACGGCCGATGTCCTGGTCCGGGCGGACGACCCGCGCCATCCGGCATGGAACGGCTCAAGAGAGGCGTGAGGCGTGAGGCGTGAGCCATGAGCGACGGGCGGGGCGGGGACGTCAGGCCGAAGCCGGGGCCGTCCGGGTGCGTATCTCCGCGTACCCGGCGAGAATGTAGGGCGCCGGGACTAGCGGTGCGTCTCCGCGCCGCGCCGGCCGTCCGGCACCGGGAGGTACTACATGACCACCGCCGGAGACATCATGCACCGCGGCGCCCAGTGGATCCCCGCCCACGAGACCCTGGACCGGGCGGCACAGCTGATGCGTGAACTCAAAGTGGGCGCCCTGCCCATCAGCGACGAGAACGAACGGCTCTGCGGCATCCTCACGGACCGCGACATCGTGATCGGCTGCGTGGCCATGGGGCATGACCCCGCTCGTGTCACCGCGGGCGAGATGGCCAAGGGCACCCCGCGCTGGATCGACGCGGACGCCGACGTCAGCGACGTACTCGGTGAAATGCAGGAACATCAGATCCGTCGCCTCCCTGTGATCGAGAACAAGCGCCTGGTCGGAATGATCAGCGAGGCCGATCTGGCCTCGCACCTGACGGACGGACAACTCGCGAGCTGGGTCGAGAGCGTCTACGCGAAGAGCGACTCGCGCTGAGGAGAGGGACGCCGCGACAGCGGACACCGACGCCTCCGTGCCCTACGGGCACACCGTGAACTCCCGCTCGTCCGGCGAGCCGTGCCGGACGAGCGCGGTCACAGCCAGCCGTTCCGCTTGAACCCCCGGTAGAGGGTGAAGCACGCGACGGCGATCACGCCGACCGCCAAGGGATACCCGAACTTCCAGTGCAGCTCCGGCATGTGCTCGAAGTTCATGCCGTAGACACCGCAGACCATCGTCGGCACGGCGATCAGCGCGGCCCACGCCGTGATCTTCCGCATGTCCTCGTTCTGCGCCACGCTCACCTGCGCGAGGTGCGCCTGCAGGATCGAGTTGAGCAGTTCGTCGAAGGCGGCTATCTGCTCGGCGGCCCGCAGCTGGTGGTCGGAGACGTCCCGGAAGTAGGCCTGTATCTCCGGGTCGATCACCCGTATCGGCCGCGTGGCCAGATCCATGATGGGCCGGCCCAGCGGGACCACCGCCCGCTTCAGTTCCAGGAGTTCACGCTTGAGCTGGTAGATGTGCCCGGGGTCGGCCCGTGCGCCGTCCGCCGCGAACACGGCCGTCTCGACCTCGTCGATGTCCTCCTGCACGGAGGCCGTGACATTCAGATAGTCGTCCACCACATGGTCCGCGATCGCGTGCAGTACGGCGGCCGGCCCCTTGGAGAGCTGCTGGGGGTTGGCTTCCAGCTCCTCGCGCAGCGGGCCCAGCGAACCGTGTCGACCGTGACGGACCGTCACCACGAAGTCCCGGCCGACGAACACCATGATCTCGCCGGTGTTCACCACTTCGCTGGTCGCGGTCAGTTCGGTGTGCTCGACATAGCAGACCGTCTTGAACACCGCGAACAGCGTGTCGCCGTACCGCTCCAGCTTCGGGCGCTGGTGGGCGTCGACCGCGTCCTCGACCGCCAGCGGGTGCAGGTCGAAGAGCTCGGCGATGCCCGCGAACTCCACCTCCGTCGGCTCGTGCAGCCCGAGCCAGACGAAACCGCCGTCGGCCTTGCGGACCCGCTCCACCGTCTCGACCAGATCGCGGCCGGCGGGGACCCTGGCCCCTTCCTCGTACGCCACGCAGTTCACCACCGCGGAGCCCAGCGGTGACCGGGCGGGGTGGCTCAGGTCGACACGGGCACGCCGTCGTGTCAGCCGTGCCACTTTGCGCAGGCCGCCGACCTTGCTCAGGCCCGTGACCTTCCGCAGATTCCCTGCCATGGACATCTGGATCTCCTTGCGTGGATCTCCTCGCGCCGCACTCTGCGCCTTGCCGCGGCCAGTCTGCCAGGATTGTTTCGACGGCCGGTTCGGCCTGTGGGAACGGAACATTCCGCTCCGGAAACCGGTGGTCGGGGCGGTGTGAAGTCGTCTCCGGCGGCGCGGGCCCCCGCACGCGAAGAGTCCACGCCGGGAGCGTCGCCCCTCGGAGAAAAGCCTGACAAATGGGATGATCGGGGCATGACGCGAACCGACGGACACCTCCTCGACAACCGCCCGCCCGGGGCGGGGCAGCGATTCGACGCCCTCGCCGCTCTCTTCGACCCCACGACCTTCCGGCACATGGAACGGTTCGGCATCGGATCCGGCTGGCGCTGCTGGGAGGTGGGAGCGGGCGGCATGTCGGTGGTGTCCTGGCTCGCCAAGAGAGTCGGGCCCACCGGCCGGGTCCTCGCGACCGACCTCGACATCTCCTGGGCACCCCTGGCCGTGCGGCCGCCGATTCAGCTGCGCGTCCACGACGTGGGCGTCGACGAGCCGCCGGCGGAGGGTTTCGACCTCGTGCACGCCCGGCTCGTTCTCGCCGATGTCCCGGACAGGGAGCGGGCGTTGCGCACGATGATCAGGGCTCTGCGGCCCGGCGGCCGGCTCCTGGTCGAGGACGCGGACCCCACCCTGCAGCCGCTGGCCTGCCCGGACGAGCAGGGTCCCGAGCAGCAGCTGGCCAACCGGGTGCGCCATGCGATGCGCGACGTGCTCGCCGAGCGGGGCGCCGAACTCTCGTACGGGCGGCGGCTTCCCCGGCTGCTCCGCGAGGCCGGACTGCGGCAGGTCGAGGCGGACGCGTACTTCCCGCTCACCGCGCCCGCCTGCGGGGCCCTGGAGTCCGCGACGGTCGGCCAGGTCCGCGATCAGCTCGTCACGGCGGGCCTCGTCACCGACCAGGACATCGACCGGCACCTCGCGAACGTGGCCGCGGGCGGCATGGACCTGGCCACGGCACCGCTGATCTCGGCATGGGGGCGCAAGGTGTAGTGCCGTGCGACGGGGATGTCGCGCAGCGGCGGTGAGGGAGTGCGGGGTGTGGGTGCGGGTGCGGCGGTGCGAGGGCTCGGAGGTCGGGCTTATGCCTTCGCGCCCGGTGCGCTCGGTGCGTCCGGCGCCTCTGCGGTCCGTCCGTGCGGCCTGCCGCCCACCTGTTCCACCGCCCGCGCCCCGGCCCGGCATCCCTCCGCTGCCGCCTCCTCCGGTCGGCCGCCCGCGAGCAGGGCGGCCAGGAAGGCTCCCGTGAAGGCGTCGCCGGCGCCCGTGGTGTCGACAGGAGTCGCCGCTTCCGCCGGAACCCGGGCCCGAACCGTCCCCGACCGGGCGACAAGGGCTCCGGCATCGCCCTGCTTGACCACCACCAGCGGAAAGTGGCGGCTCAGCTTGGCCGCCGCGTCCGCCGTATCGGGCAGACCTGTCAGCAGACGGGCCTCGTCCCGGCTCGGCAGCAGGACGTCGACCCCCTCGGCGAGCGAGAGGAAACGGTCCACTCCCAGTTCGGCGAGGAAACCCGACGACGCCGGATCCACGCTCACCGGTACTCCACGCGCGCGTGCCGACTCCACCGCCGCCGACACCAGCGCCCGGCACGGCTCGGAGAAGAACAGATACCCCGACAGATGCAGCCGTGCGACACCGTCGAGCAGCGCGGGCGACCAGTCGTCGGCGTCCAGACGCAAGGAAGCGCCGCTGTCCGTGAGGAAG
Coding sequences:
- a CDS encoding anthrone oxygenase family protein; this translates as MIEGPYFVLTVVGVLGTGLVAGAFCAFSTFVMKGLASLPPAQGVAAMQAINVTALTPAFMVVFIGSAALCAVIAVVTFVLWPEEGTVELLLGSALYLFGCFGVTIAANVPRNNKLAEMDPGTPEAIAYWPTYVSEWSMWNHIRMVAASAGTVLYVLALT
- a CDS encoding DUF2293 domain-containing protein, producing MATMATPPSRTGPLVVQPLKRRHCGECGRGPLPLLVMEEGAPRCLDCADLGHLVFLPRGDTALTRRSREESGLSAVVVRFNRRRSRYERQGVLVEEAALARAEERCLADAEARRRRRLRDARRRAVEDVRFTDAFARNIRQLFPGCPTGRAYAIAAHASVRGSGRVGRSAAGRALSEAAVVSAVRAAVRHTETPYDELLMSGVARHEARRRIASAVEATLADWREGGPTGEGEDG
- a CDS encoding nucleoside/nucleotide kinase family protein codes for the protein MGRVRLEAITWDRLGDLIAERLLELKPADGSPWPRIAFDGAPAAHPGDLAERVAEALRPRGRSALVVGTEGYLRPASLRFEYGRQDVDTYYDGWFDTGALWREVFGPLEPGGDGRVLPDLLDPATDRATRSPYVQLPPNALLLLHGPLLLHHWFPFDFTVHVRLSPAALRRRTPQDEHWTLPAFERYETDTSPGDTADVLVRADDPRHPAWNGSREA
- a CDS encoding CBS domain-containing protein; the protein is MTTAGDIMHRGAQWIPAHETLDRAAQLMRELKVGALPISDENERLCGILTDRDIVIGCVAMGHDPARVTAGEMAKGTPRWIDADADVSDVLGEMQEHQIRRLPVIENKRLVGMISEADLASHLTDGQLASWVESVYAKSDSR
- a CDS encoding magnesium and cobalt transport protein CorA, encoding MSMAGNLRKVTGLSKVGGLRKVARLTRRRARVDLSHPARSPLGSAVVNCVAYEEGARVPAGRDLVETVERVRKADGGFVWLGLHEPTEVEFAGIAELFDLHPLAVEDAVDAHQRPKLERYGDTLFAVFKTVCYVEHTELTATSEVVNTGEIMVFVGRDFVVTVRHGRHGSLGPLREELEANPQQLSKGPAAVLHAIADHVVDDYLNVTASVQEDIDEVETAVFAADGARADPGHIYQLKRELLELKRAVVPLGRPIMDLATRPIRVIDPEIQAYFRDVSDHQLRAAEQIAAFDELLNSILQAHLAQVSVAQNEDMRKITAWAALIAVPTMVCGVYGMNFEHMPELHWKFGYPLAVGVIAVACFTLYRGFKRNGWL
- a CDS encoding methyltransferase domain-containing protein, whose protein sequence is MTRTDGHLLDNRPPGAGQRFDALAALFDPTTFRHMERFGIGSGWRCWEVGAGGMSVVSWLAKRVGPTGRVLATDLDISWAPLAVRPPIQLRVHDVGVDEPPAEGFDLVHARLVLADVPDRERALRTMIRALRPGGRLLVEDADPTLQPLACPDEQGPEQQLANRVRHAMRDVLAERGAELSYGRRLPRLLREAGLRQVEADAYFPLTAPACGALESATVGQVRDQLVTAGLVTDQDIDRHLANVAAGGMDLATAPLISAWGRKV
- a CDS encoding carbohydrate kinase family protein; the protein is MTGAGGSGGALLVVGDVITDVVARHRGPLAPGTDTAAAVRTVPGGAGANVACWAARRAGTQVRFLGRVGADSAAWHERALVACGVRPLLVVDPRAPTGTVICLVDAGASAERTFLTDSGASLRLDADDWSPALLDGVARLHLSGYLFFSEPCRALVSAAVESARARGVPVSVDPASSGFLAELGVDRFLSLAEGVDVLLPSRDEARLLTGLPDTADAAAKLSRHFPLVVVKQGDAGALVARSGTVRARVPAEAATPVDTTGAGDAFTGAFLAALLAGGRPEEAAAEGCRAGARAVEQVGGRPHGRTAEAPDAPSAPGAKA